One part of the Dysidea avara chromosome 10, odDysAvar1.4, whole genome shotgun sequence genome encodes these proteins:
- the LOC136236537 gene encoding F-actin-capping protein subunit alpha-1-like, with protein MADYDAPVPDNEKVKIVSNFIKHAPPGEFNEVFNDVRVILNKDELLREGASGAFAEYNMDQFTPAKGTDGNDFLITAHGQVGGSSTRFLDPRAKKSYKYDHLRKECNEPQNASSDAGAESWRATIDKHIQDYTKNHYFNGTTTVYGSSGGRTTITVCIEDHKFNPQNFWNGRWRSQWTITIGSGSAELKGTLRVQVHYYEDGNVQLVSSKEVKENVTVTTEEAGASQIIKTIQAAENDYQQAINDNYKTMSSTTFKALRRALPVTRSKVDWDKILFHNVSKELSGGK; from the exons ATGGCCGACTACGATGCGCCCGTACCCGACAACGAAAAGGTGAAGATAGTTTCTAATTTCATTAAACACGCTCCTCCCGGTGAATTTAATGAGGTATTCAACGATGTCCGGGTGATTCTGAACAAAGATGAGTTACTAAGAGAGGGTGCCTCAGGTGCATTCGCTGAGTACAATATGGACCAGTTCACACCAGCCAAGGGCACGGATGGGAATGATTTTCTAATTACCGCACACGGGCAGGTGGGCGGATCCTCCACCCGATTTCTTGATCCCCGAGCGAAGAAGAGTTACAAATACGACCATTTGCGTAAAGAATGTAACGAGCCCCAGAATGCTTCAAGTGATGCTGGTGCTGAATCATGGAGAGCTACCATTGATAAGCACATCCAGGATTACACCAAGAATCATTATTTTAATGGTACTACTACAGTGTACGGGTCGTCAGGAGGCAGAACCACTATCACAGTCTGTATCGAAGACCACAAGTTTAATCCGCAAAATTTCTGGAATGGCCGATGGCGATCACAATGGACCATCACAATTGGATCAGGCAGTGCCGAGCTCAAGGGTACATTAAGAGTTCAG GTTCACTATTATGAAGATGGCAACGTTCAGCTTGTGTCCTCCAAAGAAGTAAAAGAAAATGTCACCGTTACAACAGAAGAAGCCGGGGCATCACAGATAATAAAGACGATTCAAGCAGCTGAGAACGATTACCAACAAGCCATCAACGATAACTATAAGACGATGAGCTCTACAACGTTCAAGGCACTCCGAAGAGCCCTACCCGTGACACGTTCCAAGGTTGACTGGGATAAAATCCTATTCCACAATGTTAGCAAGGAACTTTCGGGAGGAAAATAA
- the LOC136236534 gene encoding N-chimaerin-like isoform X1 has protein sequence MSSSDEFQDDVIYDVLLDFKDLYLYELQQQAPKPKMVPCPKQLDFRPDIYGNEYHGILTRAEATQALSTEEDGSYLVRASAQRPGEYSLSFMYHKPRHFLLYHNDTGFFVGDGSFDTIEELVADGLISLYMEEHKVEQYINRQIFKRKSCKKNSRLKHIASACRALAKYTDNQSIDTIYSEPYNSKRHAPTGNEEFNAEAVYVTLVPPGDASTSAPSPKIKPPIPPRTSSLSQSMRRPKPAVPPRRSPADDFESFEPVYDTVHVSVNESDYEHYYSIVQDDDQPIYSVPDGETDEDDDDLEYFTPTDDDEGTPPPLPPRTEDVYEAVQNSKTLTKRRVQRESNFTNSPFKYEKRHSFKLSSFKGPTWCDHCKNFLWGLKRQGHKCEDCGSCVHKQCLAEMEHDCQPSRKYINGVYGIDLVTILKLQQMKIPNVIRECVSQVESRGMDSLGIYRMSGKQEEISTIKDSFNSGHDPKLNNVQDINAITGAMKSFLRLLPTPLINGESYTHLMEEARSIEQNSDRSNEIVANFRKHVENLSLAHYNVLRYVMKHLHRVAEQHDTNRMTADNLAVIFAPTLMRSENDMFAFADLSQQRKLVEFLIINYHDIF, from the exons ATGTCTTCTTCAGATGAGTTTCAAG ATGATGTTATTTATGATGTACTACTGGACTTCAAAGACTTGTACT TGTACGAGTTACAACAACAAGCCCCGAAGCCCAAAATGGTTCCATGCCCCAAGCAG CTCGACTTCAGGCCAGACATATATGGAAATGA ATATCATGGTATACTAACAAGAGCTGAGGCAACACAGGCATTAAGCACCGAGGAAGATGGTAGCTACCTGGTGCGTGCTAGTGCACAAAGACCTGGAGAATACAGCCTATCATTCATGTACCACAAGCCAAGGCATTTTTTACTATACCACAATGACACTGGGTTTTTTGTGG GGGATGGGTCTTTCGATACTATTGAAGAACTAGTTGCTGATGGTCTTATATCACTTTATATGGAAGAGCACAAAGTTGAACAATATATTAACAGACAAATTTTCAAAAGGAAAAGTTGTAAGAAGAACTCCAGGTTAAAGCATATTGCATCGGCTTGCCGAGCACTGGCCAAATACACTGACAACCAATCTATTG ACACTATCTACTCTGAGCCATATAACTCCAAGCGACATGCACCCACTGGGAACGAA GAATTTAATGCTGAGGCAGTGTATGTTACACTGGTCCCTCCTGGAGATGCTTCAACAAGTGCTCCCAGTCCTAAGATCAAGCCTCCAATCCCTCCTCGTACTAGTTCACTTAGTCAGTCTATGCGAAGACCCAAACCAGCTGTCCCTCCAAGAAGAAGTCCTGCAGATGACTTTGAATCCTTTGAG CCTGTCTATGACACAGTACATGTATCAGTCAATGAGTCAGATTACGAGCACTACTACAGCATTGTACAAGATGATGACCAGCCTATTTACAGTGTACCAGACGGTGAGACAGATGAGGATGATGATGACCTAGAATACTTTACCCcaactgatgatgatgagggtACACCGCCACCATTACCACCAAGAACTGAG GATGTATATGAGGCGGTACAAAACAGTAAGACATTGACTAAGAGACGAGTACAAAGAGAAAGCAATTTTACCAATTCCCCGTTCAAATATGAAAAGCGACACAGTTTTAAG CTGTCCAGTTTTAAGGGTCCGACGTGGTGTGATCATTGCAAAAATTTTCTCTGGGGTCTTAAACGTCAGGGACACAAGTGTGAAG ATTGCGGATCATGTGTACACAAACAATGTCTAGCTGAAATGGAACATGATTGTCAACCATCTAGAAAGTACATTAATGGAG TTTATGGTATCGATCTAGTAACAATTTTAAAACTACAACAAATGAAGATTCCTAATGTAATCAGAGAATGTGTGAGCCAAGTCGAGTCTAGAGGAATGGACAGTTTAGGGATTTATAGAATGTCAGGAAAGCAAGAAGAAATCTCAACAATAAAGGACAGTTTTAATTCAG GTCACGATCCTAAGCTAAATAATGTACAAGATATTAACGCTATTACTGGAGCCATGAAGTCATTTTTAAGATTACTACCTACACCACTTATTAATGGAGAAAGTTACACACACCTTATGGAAGAAGCAAGATCAA TTGAGCAGAACAGTGACAGGAGTAACGAGATTGTAGCAAACTTCAGAAAACATGTCGAGAATTTATCACTGGCACACTACAATGTACTAAGATATGTGATGAAGCACTTACACAG GGTAGCTGAACAACATGACACTAACAGAATGACAGCAGATAACTTGGCTGTAATATTTGCACCGACCTTAATGAGAAGTGAAAATGATATGTTTGCATTTGCAGACCTTTCACAACAAAGAAAACTGGTTGAATTTTTAATCatcaattatcatgatattttttAA
- the LOC136236534 gene encoding N-chimaerin-like isoform X2 — MVPCPKQLDFRPDIYGNEYHGILTRAEATQALSTEEDGSYLVRASAQRPGEYSLSFMYHKPRHFLLYHNDTGFFVGDGSFDTIEELVADGLISLYMEEHKVEQYINRQIFKRKSCKKNSRLKHIASACRALAKYTDNQSIDTIYSEPYNSKRHAPTGNEEFNAEAVYVTLVPPGDASTSAPSPKIKPPIPPRTSSLSQSMRRPKPAVPPRRSPADDFESFEPVYDTVHVSVNESDYEHYYSIVQDDDQPIYSVPDGETDEDDDDLEYFTPTDDDEGTPPPLPPRTEDVYEAVQNSKTLTKRRVQRESNFTNSPFKYEKRHSFKLSSFKGPTWCDHCKNFLWGLKRQGHKCEDCGSCVHKQCLAEMEHDCQPSRKYINGVYGIDLVTILKLQQMKIPNVIRECVSQVESRGMDSLGIYRMSGKQEEISTIKDSFNSGHDPKLNNVQDINAITGAMKSFLRLLPTPLINGESYTHLMEEARSIEQNSDRSNEIVANFRKHVENLSLAHYNVLRYVMKHLHRVAEQHDTNRMTADNLAVIFAPTLMRSENDMFAFADLSQQRKLVEFLIINYHDIF, encoded by the exons ATGGTTCCATGCCCCAAGCAG CTCGACTTCAGGCCAGACATATATGGAAATGA ATATCATGGTATACTAACAAGAGCTGAGGCAACACAGGCATTAAGCACCGAGGAAGATGGTAGCTACCTGGTGCGTGCTAGTGCACAAAGACCTGGAGAATACAGCCTATCATTCATGTACCACAAGCCAAGGCATTTTTTACTATACCACAATGACACTGGGTTTTTTGTGG GGGATGGGTCTTTCGATACTATTGAAGAACTAGTTGCTGATGGTCTTATATCACTTTATATGGAAGAGCACAAAGTTGAACAATATATTAACAGACAAATTTTCAAAAGGAAAAGTTGTAAGAAGAACTCCAGGTTAAAGCATATTGCATCGGCTTGCCGAGCACTGGCCAAATACACTGACAACCAATCTATTG ACACTATCTACTCTGAGCCATATAACTCCAAGCGACATGCACCCACTGGGAACGAA GAATTTAATGCTGAGGCAGTGTATGTTACACTGGTCCCTCCTGGAGATGCTTCAACAAGTGCTCCCAGTCCTAAGATCAAGCCTCCAATCCCTCCTCGTACTAGTTCACTTAGTCAGTCTATGCGAAGACCCAAACCAGCTGTCCCTCCAAGAAGAAGTCCTGCAGATGACTTTGAATCCTTTGAG CCTGTCTATGACACAGTACATGTATCAGTCAATGAGTCAGATTACGAGCACTACTACAGCATTGTACAAGATGATGACCAGCCTATTTACAGTGTACCAGACGGTGAGACAGATGAGGATGATGATGACCTAGAATACTTTACCCcaactgatgatgatgagggtACACCGCCACCATTACCACCAAGAACTGAG GATGTATATGAGGCGGTACAAAACAGTAAGACATTGACTAAGAGACGAGTACAAAGAGAAAGCAATTTTACCAATTCCCCGTTCAAATATGAAAAGCGACACAGTTTTAAG CTGTCCAGTTTTAAGGGTCCGACGTGGTGTGATCATTGCAAAAATTTTCTCTGGGGTCTTAAACGTCAGGGACACAAGTGTGAAG ATTGCGGATCATGTGTACACAAACAATGTCTAGCTGAAATGGAACATGATTGTCAACCATCTAGAAAGTACATTAATGGAG TTTATGGTATCGATCTAGTAACAATTTTAAAACTACAACAAATGAAGATTCCTAATGTAATCAGAGAATGTGTGAGCCAAGTCGAGTCTAGAGGAATGGACAGTTTAGGGATTTATAGAATGTCAGGAAAGCAAGAAGAAATCTCAACAATAAAGGACAGTTTTAATTCAG GTCACGATCCTAAGCTAAATAATGTACAAGATATTAACGCTATTACTGGAGCCATGAAGTCATTTTTAAGATTACTACCTACACCACTTATTAATGGAGAAAGTTACACACACCTTATGGAAGAAGCAAGATCAA TTGAGCAGAACAGTGACAGGAGTAACGAGATTGTAGCAAACTTCAGAAAACATGTCGAGAATTTATCACTGGCACACTACAATGTACTAAGATATGTGATGAAGCACTTACACAG GGTAGCTGAACAACATGACACTAACAGAATGACAGCAGATAACTTGGCTGTAATATTTGCACCGACCTTAATGAGAAGTGAAAATGATATGTTTGCATTTGCAGACCTTTCACAACAAAGAAAACTGGTTGAATTTTTAATCatcaattatcatgatattttttAA